Proteins co-encoded in one Caulobacter rhizosphaerae genomic window:
- a CDS encoding trypsin-like peptidase domain-containing protein, with product MNILNLPRPLARTSLTGSDLQEIHEALVRSYEPEALALRVLFKWGIRLDWEMDVTQGGRRAIYGRLLKWTEEQGRTRDLLALAWTGASGNDFLLAAASRLLTDLPALQGLYDPPLGAQAPTLPKSELEAVVSERSRLQDYGEFLSRVTALGSGICNVETPGGGSGTGFLVGRRHVLTNHHVVKLAIANRPLGEQIKCRFDYHRQADGGVSSGLGVGLAADWLGGFSPHAQSDETGMGEPSAGQLDYALLRLADAMPDDRPAFGLPIKPSVVAPGDVALIAQHPGGDPLSVAYGVITEFPATGLRYRYNVTTERGSSGAPVLSADLDLIGLHHAADPTNSPRFNQAIPLFLVARDLASRHDLDAL from the coding sequence ATGAACATCCTGAATTTGCCGCGTCCGTTGGCCAGGACGTCGCTGACGGGGAGCGATCTCCAGGAGATTCATGAAGCCCTCGTCCGTTCGTATGAACCCGAGGCGCTCGCCTTGCGCGTCCTGTTCAAGTGGGGGATCCGCCTCGATTGGGAGATGGACGTGACCCAGGGCGGCCGGCGAGCCATCTATGGGCGCCTGCTCAAATGGACCGAGGAACAGGGACGCACGCGGGATTTGTTGGCCCTGGCTTGGACGGGAGCTAGCGGCAACGACTTTCTTCTCGCGGCCGCTAGTCGCCTCCTGACCGACCTCCCGGCTCTGCAGGGGCTCTATGATCCGCCCCTTGGCGCGCAAGCGCCAACCCTGCCGAAAAGTGAACTGGAGGCTGTGGTCAGCGAGCGATCACGTTTGCAGGACTATGGCGAGTTTCTGTCACGCGTCACGGCGCTGGGGAGCGGCATCTGCAACGTGGAGACCCCCGGCGGAGGCTCGGGCACGGGTTTCCTTGTGGGACGGCGACATGTCCTGACCAACCATCATGTGGTGAAGTTGGCCATCGCCAATCGTCCGCTAGGAGAACAGATCAAATGTCGGTTCGACTATCACCGGCAGGCCGATGGCGGAGTGTCTAGCGGCCTAGGTGTTGGGCTCGCGGCCGACTGGTTGGGCGGCTTTAGTCCCCACGCTCAAAGCGACGAGACCGGAATGGGCGAGCCTAGTGCGGGTCAGTTGGACTACGCGCTTTTACGGTTGGCCGACGCCATGCCCGACGACCGCCCTGCCTTCGGGCTGCCCATCAAGCCCAGCGTCGTCGCGCCGGGCGACGTCGCCCTGATCGCGCAGCATCCAGGCGGCGACCCCTTATCGGTGGCCTATGGAGTCATCACCGAATTTCCGGCGACAGGGCTGAGGTATCGCTACAACGTCACCACCGAGCGCGGCTCTTCGGGGGCGCCGGTTCTGTCGGCGGATCTTGATCTCATCGGCTTGCATCACGCGGCCGATCCGACCAATTCCCCGCGGTTCAATCAGGCCATCCCGTTGTTCCTGGTCGCGCGGGACCTGGCCTCGAGGCACGATTTGGATGCGCTCTAA